The Desulfoplanes formicivorans genomic sequence TCGCGATGCCCTCATCTGGAAAAAATTTGGAGGTCCGCCAAGATACTCATTCCTTCTTGCTCCCAAGGCTTCCCATGACTGTGGGGACTGGTTTTCAGAAACTTTCAGGGAAAAAACAAACAGGGGAATATGGGAATTTTCGCCCACAGGGGAAGGGGGACGGAATTTTATAGAATGGCTGGAGATGAGGATGTGATCCCGCAATCCACACAAATGGCATAACCCCAAGCCGAACACGTGGACTTTGATCCATGACGAGAGCCCCCTGTGTTAGGGAAGAGGTCGCGAGACGAGGTCTGCCGGTACATTTTAGACGGTATGGCAGCTGGTAAGGGGTCCAGGGGATTCAAATCAGCCCCTGTATTTGTCCTGTTCTACGAGGACGAGAAGACCAGTGAGTTCGGACCCGGTCACCTCAAGGGCAATGATGCCAGGTGGGAATTTTCACCAATACCGCCCTGGCGTGTGCGTTCATGACATGCAGCTGGCAGCCACGAGCCCGGGACTGAGGACCATGCGGGTGTCAGCATTCCGCAATCTTGAAGTACAGCAATGCGCCCGCAGACTTCTGAACACCCCAGCCATTTCAGACTGTTGGAAATGATGGCTCTGGGGCATTCCGCCATCACGCCCGGCAGGAACAAGTTGAGATGTGTGGACAATGTCATTCTTTCCAACCGGGCGAAGAATACCGTACGGACCAGGAACTTGTGAGGTGGTTCTGAGGTCAATGAGCAGGGACGCCGGAGTGATACCGGCAAAAGATACCATCAAAATAAATTTAACTATTTTGTAAAATTTTTAAATTTTGATCCAATACGCAAGCCAATAAATAACAATTATGTTATTTATTGGCTTTCGGATTTTTCAAAAACTTGGCGGGGTATTCACCCAAATAACCCTGGTCACGCTTTTTCCTGGATTCCTGTAGCTATGTTTCCGTTCCGAACGAAACAAAAAAGAGTCTCCCGGGCCCAGATGATAGGTGTTTCCTTCCAAAAACAGCTCCAATTGGCCTTCGAGAACATATCCCAAGTCTTCCCCTTCGTGCTGATATTCCCCGTCTGTGTGTCCCCCCGGCTGGATGATATGAATATTGGCCTGGAGCAGCCTGTCTGGTGCATGGGGGGCCAGGGCCTCGAGTACAATATCCTTGCCCGAACGCAGGGTGGACACATTCATCATGGGGCGTGAACCGGCACGCGCGATACAATCTTCTTCCTCACTCTGATAGAAAAGCGCGCTGGCACTCACATCCAAGGCCCGGGCAATGCGATGCAGACTCTTCAACGAAGGGTTGGCTTTGCCATGCTCGATCTTGGAAAGCATGCTTTCCGAACACCCCACAGCCTCGGCCAAATCCGCCAAACGCATCCCCTTCATGGTTCTTCGATGACGTATCCGTACCCCTAAGGAATTCTCACTCTCGCTCACGCCACAGTCCTCCTTGCCTGCCGTACATCCACTTGAAAAAAATTCAAGCATTTTCACAATCATGCATCATGCATGCTCACCTATCAGAATACACGCATAGTTCGCGGGTTACAAGCGTACACAATTCCACGTATCCTATTTTCCCTCGGGATGAAAAGGGGATACTTTTTTGTAAAAACATAAAATTACATGGAAAAACAAATGGCTTTGCACTGCCGCAGGCTATCCTTAAAGCAACATCAGAAAACATGCAAAAGAAAAATGCCTTTTTCCCCATCACAGGGATCATGGTTTTTGCAAATTTGTCACAAAAAACCTGCTCATACCCTTGCAATATACTATAACACATTAAATTTAAGAGATTTTTTATCTTTGGCATACCTATGGCTTGTAGCAATTCAAGTTACTTGAATAAAAATCCAGAAACTGGAGTAGACGTGCTGCAAACCCAACTACTTTGCAAATCCTTCGGCGCCTTGTTGGCCACCAACGAAGTCACCCTGAACGTGCGTCAAGGGACCATACACTCAATAATAGGCCCCAACGGCGCGGGAAAAACCACCCTCTTCAACCTTCTGGCCGGCGTTTTCCCGCCCACATCAGGCAAGGTCCTGTTTAAAAAGGAAGATATCTCCATGCGTACGGTCCACGAGCGCTGTCTTCTGGGCATTGGCCGCTCTTTTCAGGTCACCAGTATCTTCCCCGAGCTCAGTGTGGCCGAGAATGTTCGCCTGGCCTGTCAGACCAAATCGGGGCTGGGTCGCTCCCTGTTCCGGACTGCGGCTTCCAATTCCGAGATCAACGACCGAGCCGATGCCATCCTGGACTTCATGGGCATTCTTGCCCTGCGCGACGAGCCTGCAGGCACCATCCCCTATGGCAGTCAGCGGTCCCTGGACGTGGCCATTGCCATTGGTACCGAACCTGAACTCCTCCTTTTGGACGAGCCCACCAGCGGCATGAGCCCGGACGACACCCTGCGCATGATCGATCTCATTGATCGCCTGGCAGAACGGTTCACCATCGTGCTCATCGAGCACCACATGAACGTGGTCATGTCCATCTCGGACACCATCAGCGTTCTGCAGGGAGGAAAGATCATTGCCAAGGGCACGCCCGACGAGATCCAAAACAACGACATCGTGAAAAAAGCCTATCTCGGAGAGTCCACATGGTAGCCACAAATTCCACCATGATCAGCGTGAAGAATATCCATTCCTACTACGGCAAAAGCCACATTATCCAGGGCTTGTCCTTTGACGTGGCCCCGGGCGAATGCTTCACCTTTCTCGGACGAAACGGAGCCGGAAAGACCACCACCCTTCGCAGCATCATGGGTCTGGTCACCCCCAAGCAGGGCAGTATCACCTTTGGGGACACGGACATAACAAGGATGAAGCCCTACCAGATCGCCCGCCTGGGCATCGGCTATGTCCCTGAAGAACGCCAGATTTTTTCGGCACTGTCCGTGGAAGAGAACATGCTCATTGCCGGCAGGGACGATGCCGCATGGTCCCTGGAACGGATTTATGAACTCTTTCCCCGACTGGCAGAACGTCGCAACAACATGGGCAATGAGTTGAGCGGCGGGGAACAGCAGATGCTGGCCATTGCCCGGGCCCTGCGTCTCGATCCCCAGCTGCTGATTCTGGACGAGCCAACCGAAGGCCTGGCTCCCCTCATCATCGACATGCTCCTGAACACCATCCAGCTCATTAAAAAGGAGCATGTAACCATCATTCTAGTGGAACAGAACGTCAACGCAACTCTGGTGGTCACGGACCAGTACTGTATTTTGCAGCAGGGCGTTTCCGTCTTCAAGGGAAGCTGCAACGAATTTTGCCATCGCCCGGAACTCAAGGAACAGTATCTCGGCGTGTAGCTTCTTCATCAATCATTTTCCGTGCAATGTGATATCGTTTCATCCACCCTTTTCCGCCAACCCACACAAGGAGAGCCCCCATGTCCACGAAATTCAACCGCAGGAACTTTCTGAAATCAACTGCCGCCGCTGCAGCCGGTCTCACCCTGGGCCGTCTCGGCATGCCCGCCAAGGCCCATGCTTCCGGCGCATCTGTCAAACTCTTCCTGGGATGCACCATGTCCGGAGCCTATGCATCCACGGGATTGTACACTTCGCGCGGCATGCAACTGGCCATTGAAAACTTCGGGGGCACGGTGCTGGGACGTCCCATCGAACTCATCGAACGAGACACCCCCAATCCTGCCGAAGGCGTGCGCAAAGCTCAGGAAGCCCATGAACGCCTTGGTTGCAACATCATCACCATCTCTCCCAGCAGCTCCACCATTCTGGCCGTTTCGGAATACACCAAAAAAAACGGCATGCTCCTCTTTGGTCATGGCGGAAGCGACAAGATCACGGGATCGGCCTGCAACCCTTCCACCTTCCGCTGGCAGGTACCCACCTGGGGCGCCATCCGGGAAGTCGTCCCCCGCGTCATTTCCGAATACAAGGCCAAGACCTTCTACACCATCACTCCCAAATATGTTTTTGGTGAAGATCTCCTCAGAAATACCAAGGAAGTACTTGCAGACAAGGGCTTGAAGCTTCTGGGCAATTCCTTTCACAGCCTGGGTGAATCCGATTTCAGTTCCCATATCACCAAGGCCATGGCCGCAGGCGCCGATTGTGTCCTTTTCCTGAATTTCGGGGGGGACACGGTCAACGCCCTCAAACAGGCACACAACTTCGGCCTGAAACAGGTTTCCAAAATCGCCTGTGCCTGGGGTTCGGGCATCACTCAGATGAAGGCCATCGGCCCGGAGATCCTGGAAGGGGTCATCTGGGGGTTGCAGTATTTCTACAAAATCGACTCTCCCGAGAACAAGCGACTGGTGAAAACCTTCCAGGCCAAATACGGAGAGGTACCGCCGTACGTCACGGCCTCAACCTATGCCACCACCATGACCCTGCTCGAAGCCATAGACAGGGCAGGCAGTGACAAGCCGGCCAAGATCATCGCGGCCATTGAAGACTACACATATGCAGGTATCACCGGCGAAGAAGTGTACCGTTCCTGCGATCACCAGTGCATCAAGCCCTACTACTCGGTGCGCTGCAAGGCTCCTTCGGCCATGAAGACTCCCGAGGATTTCGGCGATATCATCGGCAGCTCCGCCAACTTCCAAGCCTGCGGACTCAACGGCTGCATCATGGATTAACCCGCAAAGGAAAATCCGGCATCGCCGCATGGTGTGGTGCCGGATTTTTCGCACAGGACTTTCATAATGACCAACCTCATCGTACTGCAAATATTCAACGGCCTGGTGCTGGGCATGATCTACGTCATGCTGGCCATGGGCCTGACCATTGTCTGGGGCATGATGGACATCATCAATTTTGCCCACGGTCTTTTCTTCGCCCTGGGCGCCTACTTTGCCTATTCCTATGTTCAGGTTACCGGAGATTTCTGGAGTGCGTTGCTCGTGGTTCCCCTGATGACCGCCGGGGTCGGCATGATTCTGGAGCGGACCCTCCTGCGCCGTCTTTACGGCCAGAACATCCTCTACCAGATCCTCATGACCTTCGGTCTGGCTCTCATCGGCCGGGAAGTGCTCATCCTCATCTACGGACCCGTGGGCAAGAGTTTTTCCATGCCCGAAGCCCTGGTGGGGGTGGTAAAAATAGGTACCCTGTTCTTTCCCGTCTACCGGGTATTCATCTTCTTTCTGGTCCTTGTGCTCACTGTGGGCATGTGGCTTTTCATTGAAAAGACACGCTACGGGTCCATTATCCGGGCCGGCACGGAAAATTCGGATATGGTCAGCTGCCTGGGTATCAATGTCTCCCTGGTGTTCACCCTGATATTCGGTCTGGCCCAGGCTCTGGCAGGACTCGGCGGCGTTCTGGCGGCTCCCATGCGCGGGGTGGAGCCCTTCATGGGTGATCTCATCCTCGGCATATGCTTTGCCGTTGTGGTCATAGGCGGCATGGGAAGTTTTATCGGCGCAGTCCTCGGCGGCCTTATTGTGGGCCTCTCCCAGAGTCTCATCACCCTGGTTTTGCCGAGCGCATCCGTCATCATCGTCTTCGTGATCATGGCCTTCATCCTGCTGATGAGACCACGAGGACTTATGGGAATAAGGGATTAATCATGACAACCTTCACCACAAACAAACCACCAAAAAACCTCTTCTCCTTCATCCGTCCGGACAACGCCATGTTTCCGGGACTCCTTTTGACCCTGGCCCTGTTGCCCCTGATCCTGCCCTATTATGCCCTGGGCACGGAAATCGTCCTCTTTGCCCTGGCAGCCGTGGCCTTTGACCTTTGCCTTGGCTACACGGGGGTGATGATATTCTGCCAGGCCTCGTTTTTCGGCACCGGGGTCTATGTGACCTCCCTGACCCTCATCCATCTTACCCAGAACATTTTTGCGGCTGTTTTCTGCGGGGTTGCCGCAGCCGCCCTCCTTTCCCTGCTCTTCGGATGGCTGGCCTCCACACGCTCGGGAAGCTATTCCGTGCTCCTTACCCTGGCCTTTAACGAACTCATCTATTTTATCGCGTACCAATGGAGCGATCTGACCGGAGGCGATGACGGGCTCACAGGGGTTCCCCGGCCCAATCTTGAAATTCCCGGCATCTTCAGCATCGACCTCCAATCGTCTCTTTCCTTTTATCTCTTTGCTGCCACCGTCTTTCTCATCTCGTTCATGATCATACGCCGCATCACCCTTTCCCCCTTTGGTGCCGTCCTCAAAGGCATCCGGGAAAACGAGGTCCGGGCCCAAGCCATTGGGTACAATGTCCGGCTGTACAAAATTGCCGTATTCGTTCTCGGCGGCATGTTCATGGGACTGGCCGGCAGCCTCTACTGCATGCACATCAACTTTGCCCACCTCCACAGCGTGCATTTTGAAACCTCGGGCAACATCGTCATGATGGTCCTTATCGGCGGAATGGGAACCCTGGTAGGTCCGGTTATCGGCGCAGGTCTCATTACCATGGCGTCGGAATTTGCCAGCACCCTGTGGGACCGCTGGCTCATCATCCAGGGCGTGGTCTTCATCCTTTTTGTCCTTTTTGCCCGGGGCGGTATCTGGGGAATCCTGGAGTCGGTCAGGGAAGGTTTCCGAAAACGAGCAGCCAGAAAAATCCGGAGTGCGGCCTGCGAAAAACCAGCAGAAAAAGGTCCGGAAAACATATCTTTCCTGCCCGGGATCACGGTTTCCAACGCAAACGACTGACCTGATTGTACCTGCACGGGTCATTTGGCATGACAATACAACTGAAGAAGAGTGAAAAACAATGAAAAGGACGTTGTACGAAAATGGTACGGTGGTGACCATGGACCAGAGGCTCTGGCAGGCCGATGCCCTGGTCACCGAGGGAAGCCGGATTCTCGGAGTGGGCGGACATGAGGCCATGACCGCCCTTGCCGGTCCCGACTGCAACAGGGTGGACATGCAGGGAGGTGCTCTTTTCCCCGGATTCAACGAGACCCACAACCATCTTTCCATGTATGCTGTCTGCCGGAAAAACGCCTACCTGGGGGCATGCGAGACCATTGCCCAGGTGGTGGATACCCTCAGGAAGCATGCGGCCAGCTCCGAGGACCCCATCATCGTCGGGTACTGCTATGACGACACCCTGCTCCAAGACGGTCGCCAGATCTCACGCCACGACCTTGATGAGGTGTCCCGAGACCGTCCGGTTGTCATCATCCACATCTCGGTTCACCTCGCGTTTTTGAACACCAGGGCCCTGGAGCATATGGGCATCGGACCGGACACGCCCGATCCCGAAGGCGGGATCATCCACAAGGATGCTGATGGCAAGCCAACAGGACGTCTCGACGAAACCGCCTGGTTCGCCATTTCCGACCGGCTTGGCTCCCCTGATCCCGAAACCTATGTGGACCTGCTGGATGGGGCCGTCAGGGAATTCAACGCCCAGGGCATCACCGGGGTGCACGACGGAGGGCTCGGTCTGGAAGGCATGCCCGATGTGGTCCTTTCCGCTTACCGCCGCCTTGAAGCCGAGGGGCGTCTGGGTATGCGGGTCTTTCTTTCCGCTTTGCCCGAAATTTTCGACCGGATGCAGCCCGAGCCCTATACGGAAATGGGAGATACCCGCGTTCTGCTGGGCGGGGTGAAGCTGTTTGTGGACGGCGCCATCCAGACCGAGACGGCCGCTCTTCTGGCCCCCTACGCCGACAGACAGGACTGGAAGGGCAAACTCATCGTGGACCCGGAGGAATTCGAGGAACAGGTGGCCAGGTATCACCGTGCCGGACACCACATGTCCATTCACGGCAACGGAGATGCGGCCATTGAAGCCATCATCACCGCCATGGAAAAGGCCGGAGTCGTCGGGTCTGATGCATCCCCGCGCCACATGCTCATTCACTGCCAGATGGCCCACAGGGACCAGTTGCTCAGGATTCGCAAGGCGGGCCTGATACCCAGCTTTTTCTGCAAGCATATTCACAACTGGGGCGATCGCCACCAGAAGATCTTTCTCGGCCCCGAGCGATCGGCACGTATTGATCCAGCGGGCGAGGCCGAAGCCATGGGGCTGCCCTTCACCCTTCATGTGGACACCCCGGTGCTGCCCGCTCAGGTCATTGATTCCATTCACACCGCCGTAAACCGCGTCACCCGTGACGGCAAAGTCCTGGGCCCGGACCTGGGGGTCACCCCCTACGGCGCAGTGGCTGCCTACACCAGCATGGCCGCCCTGTGCAGTCGATCCGAAAACCACCGGGGCACCCTGACCCCAGGTAAACTGGCGGACATGGTCCTGTTGGACCGTGACATGACCACCGTGTCACCGGAAACCATCTCTGCAACCAGAGTTCTACAAACCATTGTCGGCGGTGAAACCGTGTACTCGGCCTAGTTCCCCTTCCTGAACTTACGGAAGGGGGAACCTGTTTGTCTGACAGGAATGTTTGAAGAGACGTTCTCTTTGGAAATACACAGCCATCAAGCAAAAAACCTTTGTAACGCCAGGGCCGCATTTGCCCCATGAACCTCAAATCATATAAATTCAGAACCTCAACAACAGGAAAACAACGATGAAGCGACTGACAGATCCCCAAGAGATAATGGAGAAATCCAAAAAATATAATCTGCATTCATGGTCCGCCCAGAAGAAACTCTCACCCAAGGTCATAACAAGGGCAGAAGGAATCTATTTCTGGGATGGCGATGGCAAACGATATTACGACATGTCCTCGCAGCTGGTGAACATGAATATCGGACATGGCAACAAGAAGGTCATTGCTGCCATTCAGGAGCAGGCGGAGAAGCTTCCTTTTATTTCACCTGCCTGTGCCATTGACGTCAGATCACAGGTTGCCGAGATGATCATTGATGTTGCTCCGGACAATATGGGCAAGGTGTTTTTCACCCTGGCAGGAGCCGAGGCCAATGAAAACGCCATCAAGATCGCCAAGATGGTCACGGGACGTCACAAAATCTTTTCACGTTATCGTTCCTATCATGGTGCAACATACGGAGCAGCCAACCTGACCGGAGAACCGCGCCGCTATACCTGTGAACCGGGTATTCCCGGGTTCATCAAATTTTTCGATCCATATATTTATCAGGCACCCATACGCTTTGAAAATGAAGAAGCGGCAACCGCCTACTACCTTGCCCGTCTCAGGGAACAGATTCTCTATGAAGGCCGTGACCAGATCGCCGCCATTGTCCTTGAATCCGTAACCGGAAGCAACGGTGGCATCATCCCTCCCAAGGGTTATATGCAGGGGGTACGCGATCTTTGCACCGAATTCGGCATCATGATGGTCTGTGATGAGGTCATGGCCGGATGGGGACGCACAGGAGAATGGTTTGCCATAGACAATTATCACGTCCAACCCGACATGATCACCTTTGCCAAGGGCATTACCTGCGGCTATGTGCCCCTGGGCGGAGTCATTGTCAGCCGGGAAATCGCGGATCATTTTGATGAAAACGTTCTCTATTGCGGATTGACCTATTCGGGACATCCCATGGGATGTGCGGCCGGTATTGCCACCCTGGGGGTGTACAAGGAGCTGAATCTCATCGCCCGGGCCAAAGAGCGCGGGGTGCTTCTGGGTAACATCCTGGAAGATTTGCGGGAAAAGCACCCCTGTGTCGGTGAGGTGCGGTATATCGGACTGTTCTCGGCCATCGAGCTGGTAAAGGATCGTGCCACCCATGAACCCATTGTGCCCTACGGAAGCGATCCCCATAAAATCATGCCCAGAATTCTGGGCATGCTCATGGCCAGGGGATTCAGTACCTACACCCATGAAAATTGTATCATGATCGCCCCGCCGCTCATCATCACCGAAAAAGAATTGAAAGACGCCATGGCCATCATGGATGAGGTGTTGACTGAAGTCGATGCCATGATTTAGCTGCTTGCTGTAATACACTTCCCAAGTATGCGTGAAAAAACATCTTTAACCACATGATCACCAATGGTGCGGGGGCGATTCATGAATCGCCCCTTTTTGCAGCCACCAGGATGAGCTACAAAAACATCCATTGGCATCATGACGAGATGAGGAAAAAATGAGTTATACATACAGTATGCCGACCAAGGTTTTCTCCGGAAAAGGATGCATTGTGGCCCATAGTGCAGCCATCAGAGCCCATGGCTCAAAAGCAATGCTCGTCACGGGACGCAGCTCGGCCAAGAAAAACGGTTCCCAGGCCGATGTGATCAAGGCCCTGGAAAAGGAAGGAATGGACTATGTGGTGTTCGACAAGGTCATGAGCAATCCGACCATTGCCTGCAGTTATGAAGGGGCTGCTTTTGCCAGGAAAAACAAGGTTGACTGCATCATTGCCATAGGCGGCGGCTCACCCATGGACGCGGCAAAAGCCATGGCTTTGCTTGCGGCACAGGATATTGAAGAAAAGGACCTGTTTACCGGAAACTATCCCGGAGACGTCCTGCCCATTATAGCAGTGCCCACCACGGCAGGTACCGGATCGGAAGTCACTCAGTATTCCATATTGACCAATGATGCCGCCGCAACAAAAACCAGCATTGCAACACCGAAAATTTTTCCCAAAGTGGCCTATATCGACCCTCGATATATGGCCGGTCTACCGGCAACAACAACCATCAATACAGCCATGGATGCCCTGTCTCATGCCGTGGAGGGCATGTTAAGCGTGCGTGCGTCCGTTATATCCAACGCCCTGGCCAAGGAAAGCATCAGGCTCTTTGCTCAATGTGCCCCGGAGCTGGCCGAAGCTCCTGCTCCGCAATGGACAAAATTTTCTGAAGCAACAAGAGAGCAACTGGCCCAATGCGCCCTTCTTGCCGGGATGGTCATCGCCCAGACCGGAACAACAGCGGTCCATGCCATGGGCTATTCGTTGACCTACTTCAAGGATATTGATCATGGCCGTGCAAACGGTCTGCTCCTTGCCGAATATTTGAAGTTTGTTCAACAGGACGACCCACAGCTGGTCAACGACATTCTGGCCCCCATGCAGGTAAAAGATGTGGATGCATTCCAAACCTTTCTGGACAGACTGCTCGGCTCAAAAGAAACAATCACCAGGGAAGAGATCTTAAGTTTCAGCCAAAAGGCAATGCACACGAAGAACATTGCCAACAGCAGGGTCGAACCGACGCAAGAGGATATCAAAGCCATGTATCTGGCCTCATTGCAGGTGAATGCGTGATCAAAGAGAGGAGCGTTTACATGTACACATGCAGTCTCGAGAGAATGACTGAAAAAATCAAAAGCTTCAGCCGGTTTGGCGATACCGGGCATGGCGGTATCACCCGGTACGCCCTCTCTCCTGAAGATATCCGGGCAAGAAACGAATTTATCAGGCGGATGAAGGCCATTGGGGCCATCATTGAAATCGACGATGTGGCCAATGTCTATGCAACGCTTCCGGGAACCGATCCTTCGGCCAAGCGTATCGTCATGGGCTCCCACGTGGATTCCGTGAAAAACGGCGGCAATTACGACGGGATACTCGGGGTTCTGGCGGCCATGGAAGTACTGGAAACCGTGGTCGAGCAGAACATCGACCACGTACATCCCCTCACCGCCATGATATGGACCAATGAGGAAGGTTCTCTCTATCCTCCCGCCATGATGGCCTCGGGCATTGTTTGTTACGATTTTCTGCCTGAAGATGTGAGAAGGAACTTTCGATATGATGACATGATGGCCTCCAATAACGTTCTCAACAGGGAGGACACCTTTGGAAAGGCCCTTGATGCTTCGGGATTCAAAGGAGACAGGGCCAACCGTCTCTCTCCGGATGCATACTCGTGCATGTTCGAACTGCATATCGAGCAGGGCCCGATTTTGGAAGATGCGGGAAACCATGTGGGAGTGGTGGATTGCGTCCTTGGAATGTTCAACTGCCGTCTGCGATTCTATGGCCAGACAGTCCATGCAGGAACCTTTCCCATGCCCAAGAGGCAGGATGCCCTTTTTGCCGCATCCCAGGCACTTTGTTCTCTGCATGAAAAAATCGATGCCCTGGGATACGAGGATCTGGTGTATACAACCGGTGAAATCGCATGCCATCCCAACGTTCATACCTGTGTTCCAGACGAAGTGGATTTTTCCATAGATGTTCGGCATGAGCGTGCTGACGTGCTTGAAAAGGTCCTTGGCATTGTTGCAGACTGTGC encodes the following:
- a CDS encoding branched-chain amino acid ABC transporter permease; amino-acid sequence: MTNLIVLQIFNGLVLGMIYVMLAMGLTIVWGMMDIINFAHGLFFALGAYFAYSYVQVTGDFWSALLVVPLMTAGVGMILERTLLRRLYGQNILYQILMTFGLALIGREVLILIYGPVGKSFSMPEALVGVVKIGTLFFPVYRVFIFFLVLVLTVGMWLFIEKTRYGSIIRAGTENSDMVSCLGINVSLVFTLIFGLAQALAGLGGVLAAPMRGVEPFMGDLILGICFAVVVIGGMGSFIGAVLGGLIVGLSQSLITLVLPSASVIIVFVIMAFILLMRPRGLMGIRD
- a CDS encoding amidohydrolase: MKRTLYENGTVVTMDQRLWQADALVTEGSRILGVGGHEAMTALAGPDCNRVDMQGGALFPGFNETHNHLSMYAVCRKNAYLGACETIAQVVDTLRKHAASSEDPIIVGYCYDDTLLQDGRQISRHDLDEVSRDRPVVIIHISVHLAFLNTRALEHMGIGPDTPDPEGGIIHKDADGKPTGRLDETAWFAISDRLGSPDPETYVDLLDGAVREFNAQGITGVHDGGLGLEGMPDVVLSAYRRLEAEGRLGMRVFLSALPEIFDRMQPEPYTEMGDTRVLLGGVKLFVDGAIQTETAALLAPYADRQDWKGKLIVDPEEFEEQVARYHRAGHHMSIHGNGDAAIEAIITAMEKAGVVGSDASPRHMLIHCQMAHRDQLLRIRKAGLIPSFFCKHIHNWGDRHQKIFLGPERSARIDPAGEAEAMGLPFTLHVDTPVLPAQVIDSIHTAVNRVTRDGKVLGPDLGVTPYGAVAAYTSMAALCSRSENHRGTLTPGKLADMVLLDRDMTTVSPETISATRVLQTIVGGETVYSA
- a CDS encoding aminotransferase class III-fold pyridoxal phosphate-dependent enzyme, with the translated sequence MKRLTDPQEIMEKSKKYNLHSWSAQKKLSPKVITRAEGIYFWDGDGKRYYDMSSQLVNMNIGHGNKKVIAAIQEQAEKLPFISPACAIDVRSQVAEMIIDVAPDNMGKVFFTLAGAEANENAIKIAKMVTGRHKIFSRYRSYHGATYGAANLTGEPRRYTCEPGIPGFIKFFDPYIYQAPIRFENEEAATAYYLARLREQILYEGRDQIAAIVLESVTGSNGGIIPPKGYMQGVRDLCTEFGIMMVCDEVMAGWGRTGEWFAIDNYHVQPDMITFAKGITCGYVPLGGVIVSREIADHFDENVLYCGLTYSGHPMGCAAGIATLGVYKELNLIARAKERGVLLGNILEDLREKHPCVGEVRYIGLFSAIELVKDRATHEPIVPYGSDPHKIMPRILGMLMARGFSTYTHENCIMIAPPLIITEKELKDAMAIMDEVLTEVDAMI
- a CDS encoding helix-turn-helix domain-containing protein, whose product is MSESENSLGVRIRHRRTMKGMRLADLAEAVGCSESMLSKIEHGKANPSLKSLHRIARALDVSASALFYQSEEEDCIARAGSRPMMNVSTLRSGKDIVLEALAPHAPDRLLQANIHIIQPGGHTDGEYQHEGEDLGYVLEGQLELFLEGNTYHLGPGDSFLFRSERKHSYRNPGKSVTRVIWVNTPPSF
- a CDS encoding iron-containing alcohol dehydrogenase family protein; translated protein: MSYTYSMPTKVFSGKGCIVAHSAAIRAHGSKAMLVTGRSSAKKNGSQADVIKALEKEGMDYVVFDKVMSNPTIACSYEGAAFARKNKVDCIIAIGGGSPMDAAKAMALLAAQDIEEKDLFTGNYPGDVLPIIAVPTTAGTGSEVTQYSILTNDAAATKTSIATPKIFPKVAYIDPRYMAGLPATTTINTAMDALSHAVEGMLSVRASVISNALAKESIRLFAQCAPELAEAPAPQWTKFSEATREQLAQCALLAGMVIAQTGTTAVHAMGYSLTYFKDIDHGRANGLLLAEYLKFVQQDDPQLVNDILAPMQVKDVDAFQTFLDRLLGSKETITREEILSFSQKAMHTKNIANSRVEPTQEDIKAMYLASLQVNA
- a CDS encoding branched-chain amino acid ABC transporter permease, which codes for MTTFTTNKPPKNLFSFIRPDNAMFPGLLLTLALLPLILPYYALGTEIVLFALAAVAFDLCLGYTGVMIFCQASFFGTGVYVTSLTLIHLTQNIFAAVFCGVAAAALLSLLFGWLASTRSGSYSVLLTLAFNELIYFIAYQWSDLTGGDDGLTGVPRPNLEIPGIFSIDLQSSLSFYLFAATVFLISFMIIRRITLSPFGAVLKGIRENEVRAQAIGYNVRLYKIAVFVLGGMFMGLAGSLYCMHINFAHLHSVHFETSGNIVMMVLIGGMGTLVGPVIGAGLITMASEFASTLWDRWLIIQGVVFILFVLFARGGIWGILESVREGFRKRAARKIRSAACEKPAEKGPENISFLPGITVSNAND
- a CDS encoding ABC transporter ATP-binding protein yields the protein MLQTQLLCKSFGALLATNEVTLNVRQGTIHSIIGPNGAGKTTLFNLLAGVFPPTSGKVLFKKEDISMRTVHERCLLGIGRSFQVTSIFPELSVAENVRLACQTKSGLGRSLFRTAASNSEINDRADAILDFMGILALRDEPAGTIPYGSQRSLDVAIAIGTEPELLLLDEPTSGMSPDDTLRMIDLIDRLAERFTIVLIEHHMNVVMSISDTISVLQGGKIIAKGTPDEIQNNDIVKKAYLGESTW
- a CDS encoding ABC transporter substrate-binding protein, whose product is MSTKFNRRNFLKSTAAAAAGLTLGRLGMPAKAHASGASVKLFLGCTMSGAYASTGLYTSRGMQLAIENFGGTVLGRPIELIERDTPNPAEGVRKAQEAHERLGCNIITISPSSSTILAVSEYTKKNGMLLFGHGGSDKITGSACNPSTFRWQVPTWGAIREVVPRVISEYKAKTFYTITPKYVFGEDLLRNTKEVLADKGLKLLGNSFHSLGESDFSSHITKAMAAGADCVLFLNFGGDTVNALKQAHNFGLKQVSKIACAWGSGITQMKAIGPEILEGVIWGLQYFYKIDSPENKRLVKTFQAKYGEVPPYVTASTYATTMTLLEAIDRAGSDKPAKIIAAIEDYTYAGITGEEVYRSCDHQCIKPYYSVRCKAPSAMKTPEDFGDIIGSSANFQACGLNGCIMD
- a CDS encoding ABC transporter ATP-binding protein; the encoded protein is MVATNSTMISVKNIHSYYGKSHIIQGLSFDVAPGECFTFLGRNGAGKTTTLRSIMGLVTPKQGSITFGDTDITRMKPYQIARLGIGYVPEERQIFSALSVEENMLIAGRDDAAWSLERIYELFPRLAERRNNMGNELSGGEQQMLAIARALRLDPQLLILDEPTEGLAPLIIDMLLNTIQLIKKEHVTIILVEQNVNATLVVTDQYCILQQGVSVFKGSCNEFCHRPELKEQYLGV